The proteins below are encoded in one region of Takifugu rubripes chromosome 1, fTakRub1.2, whole genome shotgun sequence:
- the znf142 gene encoding zinc finger protein 142, translating to MACMDHMGNETVVTAECRRGHKPVLSGRPKRKLKSTSNPTSLQAEQCEEPSEMHKRRSKRGRNVVKSAKSAVDTPSVPTKAYLAEGSEDIYDTHTCPECRRCFKMHSHLQEHLRSHFPDPTLQCPTCKHNFSSKSKLRIHRLREAGEKVHQCHLCEYSAVEKNAVCRHLSSVHAEEAGADVSSHIYSCPTCGQKFHLSSLLKAHMKTHNIKPENEQVCFQQGCTFQTCSPKELLQHAAEVHAVIAVQCRHHACAAIFQTQADMEAHYRTHLPYHCSQCDFCCSNKAAFFQHQRHGHPGNDKLCCDFCSFTTFNPVEFEQHLEHLHANEKIHRCSECSYVTPHKRGLKRHTLIHSGEKPHKCSLCDFRCRDVSYLSKHMLTHTDDKNFMCTECGYVTKWKHSLNVHMRKHAGDLRYQCDQCPYRSHRMDLLNSHKLRHQAKTLMCEICAFACKRKYELHSHMLAKHSGLDNQLATLKCSYCSYTTCYRQALQNHENCKHTKLKEFRCALCTYSCFSNISLFFHKRKVHGYLPGDKAWLENYTAKEKERNSAEFIQDFYQKSLSRVEQFPQSTSKGCPPSHKEHSDPPDSVDPGSNIKSTSKSQLDPVNVVSQDVVREDTSGNPPPLNGPEEFSPLVLTTFSASSFQTVDRNCTRKTPSSPTFNRNGSKISEQEADLSTSLGQDDGTAMADEESGEFDLDNPDGALTNTNQAETQVHQTSEKDIRAASSFSLPENNQPLENEIRLEAMKRHDKEQAENMVLEGRVQMLVVHNKDVYPCDKCCHVAKSEAALTSHRQALCQARIKEYKCQACSALFKQKRGLDAHCAKKCSELRRTTRTYSSEKRNSESKFRFSSAKIASAEHHLSLRRKTTNPVDPGDDPRNDSSQSKKVLEAKRPVKVSGKHHKLSSPNYAFKCDEVQCSLCSFVAKSKTSLKRHILNVHNKQHFPGAQLKRLHCQHCAFTCKQKRCMSLHVGAKHKGARPHRCQYCTFSTTRRYRLQQHESLHTGIGRHCCSMCEKTFGTVTKLRQHKVRVHDKQPSHFCSVCDFSGYTRDDVRRHNFRCHSGELKHPCSHCNSKFSSELALRYHCKRVHQLDSFLCKQCDYTCGSVATLRTHQGSQHPQMNCTSSQEHSKTKESLLVHQRSFQSHQCQLCTFAAKTRKLLAQHILSEHEEGPSEEKPLKCSTCEFVCHHQLVLEQHLRSHGGKRLYKCTDCEYSTGNKQKITWHIRIHTGEKPYTCGLCSYACTDPSRLKLHMRVHKEEKKYLCTHCGYKCKWATQLKYHLTKHTGDKPYACDECDYRTNRADALRAHRDTQHSETRPFVCEKCGKAFKTIFILKTHQHQHSNDRPYACGLCRKAFRWPAGLRHHFLSHTKQQPFCCRHCPYRAKQKFQVVKHLKRHHPEVSVEQGVVRDSGAVSLTLKEALQGTVDGKAARVEETDCRADEGAEDGMEDMPDIGSKC from the exons ATGGCATGTATGGATCACATGGGAAATGAGACTGTAGTCACAGCCGAGTGCCGTAGAGGCCATAAACCTGTGCTGTCTGGGAGACCAAAGAGAAAGCTGAAATCCACCTCAAATCCAACATCATTACAAGCAGAACAGTGTGAGGAGCCATCAGAGATGCACAAACGCAGAAGTaaaagagggagaaatgtggtgaaaagtgccaaatcagcaGTAGACACACCATCTGTACCAACCAAag CGTACCTTGCAGAAGGATCAGAGGACATCtatgacacacacacttgcccCGAATGTCGGCGCTGCTTCAAGATGCACTCCCACCTGCAGGAGCATCTCCGGTCACATTTTCCTGACCCTACTCTCCAGTGTCCCACCTGCAAACATAACTTCTCCAGCAAAAGCAAGTTACGCATACATAGGCTTCGCGAAGCAGGTGAGAAGGTACACCAGTGCCACCTCTGTGAGTATTCTGCCGTGGAGAAGAATGCGGTCTGCCGCCACTTGTCGAGCGTACATGCGGAAGAGGCAGGGGCTGATGTCAGCAGTCACATCTATTCTTGCCCCACCTGCGGTCAAAAGTTTCACCTTAGTAGTTTGCTTAAGGCTCACATGAAGACCCACAACATCAAACCAGAAAATGAGCAAGTCTGCTTTCAACAGGGTTGCACCTTCCAGACTTGTTCGCCAAAGGAGCTTCTTCAACACGCTGCTGAGGTGCACGCTGTCATAGCTGTACAATGCCGCCATCATGCATGCGCTGCGATTTTTCAAACTCAGGCAGACATGGAGGCTCATTATCGGACCCATCTACCCTACCACTGCTCACAATGTGACTTCTGTTGCTCAAACAAAGCAGCCTTCTTTCAGCACCAACGGCACGGCCACCCTGGAAATGACAAGCTTTGCTGTGATTTCTGCTCCTTCACCACATTTAACCCCGTGGAGTTTGAGCAGCACTTGGAACACTTACACGCCAATGAGAAGATCCATCGCTGCTCGGAGTGCAGCTACGTGACCCCACACAAGCGTGGTCTAAAACGACACACGTTGATTCACAGCG GTGAGAAGCCTCACAAGTGCAGTCTGTGTGACTTCAGGTGCCGCGATGTGTCCTACCTCTCCAAACACATGCTGACTCACACGGATGACAAGAACTTTATGTGCACCGAGTGTGGATATGTTACAAAATGGAAACACTCTCTCAATGTCCACATGAGGAAACATGCTGGAGACCTCAG GTATCAGTGTGACCAATGTCCCTACCGCAGTCACCGAATGGACCTATTAAATAGCCACAAATTACGACATCAGGCCAAAACACTCATGTGTGAGATCTGTGCTTTTGCTTGCAAGCGCAAATATGAACTTCACAGTCATATGTTGGCCAAACATTCTGGACTGGACAACCAGTTGGCTACCCTAAAGTGTAGCTATTGCAGTTACACCACCTGTTACAGACAAGCCCTTCAGAATCATGAGAACTGCAAACATACCAAGCTGAAAGAGTTCCGGTGTGCCCTGTGCACCTATTCCTGTTTCAGTAACATCAGCCTATTCTTCCACAAGAGGAAAGTTCATGGCTACTTACCAGGGGACAAAGCGTGGCTAGAGAATTACACTgcaaaggagaaggagagaaattCTGCTGAATTCATCCAGGACTTTTATCAAAAGTCCTTATCAAGAGTAGAACAGTTTCCCCAGTCAACCTCTAAAGGGTGTCCACCATCCCATAAAGAACACTCTGATCCTCCAGACTCAGTGGATCCTGGATCTAACATAAAGAGTACATCTAAATCACAACTTGATCCTGTGAATGTTGTTTCTCAGGACGTTGTCAGAGAGGATACTTCAGGAAATCCACCACCTCTGAATGGCCCTGAAGAGTTCTCCCCTCTTGTTTTAACGACATTTTCAGCTTCATCTTTCCAAACTGTAGACCGTAACTGCACAAGGAAAACTCCAAGTTCACCCACTTTCAACCGTAATGGCTCTAAAATATCAGAACAGGAAGCTGACCTCTCTACATCTTTAGGTCAGGATGACGGGACAGCCATGGCAGATGAAGAATCTGGCGAGTTTGACTTGGATAACCCAGATGGAGCTCTTACTAATACAAATCAAGCAGAGACTCAAGTGCATCAGACTTCTGAAAAAGATATACGAGCAGCCAGTTCCTTTTCTTTACCTGAGAATAATCAACCGTTAGAGAATGAGATCCGTCTAGAAGCTATGAAGAGGCATGACAAGGAGCAGGCAGAAAATATGGTTTTGGAGGGGCGGGTGCAGATGCTTGTGGTGCACAATAAAGACGTTTATCCCTGTGACAAGTGTTGTCATGTGGCCAAAAGTGAGGCTGCATTAACATCCCACCGCCAGGCGCTGTGCCAGGCAAGGATAAAGGAATACAAATGCCAGGCCTGCAGTGCACTGTTCAAACAGAAGCGAGGCCTTGATGCTCACTGTGCAAAGAAATGCTCTGAACTTAGGAGAACAACAAGGACATATTCTTCTGAGAAAAGGAATTCAGAGTCAAAGTTCAGGTTCTCATCAGCCAAAATTGCCTCGGCTGAACATCATCTGTCGCTACGGAGAAAGACAACGAATCCAGTCGATCCTGGCGATGACCCCAGAAATGACTCTTCCCAGTCAAAAAAGGTCTTGGAAGCAAAAAGACCTGTGAAGGTGTCGGGGAAACACCACAAATTGTCCAGTCCAAACTATGCATTTAAATGTGATGAGGTTCAGTGCTCTCTGTGTTCATTTGTAGCCAAATCTAAAACGTCTTTGAAACGCCACATCCTGAATGTCCACAACAAACAGCATTTCCCTGGAGCTCAACTCAAACGGTTGCATTGCCAGCACTGTGCTTTTACCTGTAAACAAAAACGATGCATGTCCCTGCATGTGGGAGCTAAACACAAAGGTGCGAGGCCACACCGCTGTCAATATTGCACTTTCAGCACCACGAGACGCTATCGATTGCAACAGCACGAGTCGCTTCACACTGGAATCGGCCGTCACTGCTGCAGCATGTGTGAAAAGACCTTTGGGACCGTGACCAAATTACGTCAACACAAGGTGCGCGTCCATGACAAACAGCCGAGCCACTTCTGCTCCGTTTGTGACTTCAGTGGATACACGCGTGATGATGTAAGACGTCACAATTTCAGATGCCACTCAGGGGAGTTAAAGCATCCCTGCAGTCATTGCAATAGTAAATTCAGTTCAGAACTTGCATTAAGGTACCATTGTAAACGTGTGCACCAGCTAGACAGCTTCCTGTGTAAGCAGTGTGACTATACCTGTGGCAGCGTGGCCACACTGAGGACCCACCAAGGAAGCCAACACCCCCAGATGAACTGTACCAGCAGCCAGGAGCATTCTAAGACAAAGGAAAGTCTTTTGGTTCACCAGAGAAGCTTCCAGTCACATCAATGTCAGCTTTGCACCTTTGCTGCCAAAACCAGGAAACTATTGGCACAACACATTTTGAGTGAGCACGAGGAGGGGCCCTCAGAGGAGAAGCCACTCAAGTGCAGCACGTGCGAGTTTGTGTGTCACCATCAGCTCGTGTTAGAGCAGCATCTCCGCTCACACGGAGGCAAGCGACTGTACAAATGCACGGATTGTGAATATTCAACAGGGAACAAGCAGAAGATCACGTGGCACATTCGCATACACACTGGAGAGAAGCCGTACACCTGTGGACTTTGCAGCTATGCCTGTACTGATCCTTCCAGGCTGAAG CTTCACATGAGAGTtcacaaagaagagaagaaatatCTCTGCACACACTGTGGCTACAAATGCAAGTGGGCAACGCAGCTGAAGTACCACCTGACCAAGCACACAG GAGATAAGCCATACGCCTGTGATGAGTGTGATTATCGCACCAACCGAGCTGATGCGCTCCGTGCACACCGAGATACACAGCACAGCGAAACGCGCCCCTTCGTGTGTGAGAAATGTGGCAAAGCCTTCAAGACAATTTTTATATTGAAGacacatcagcatcaacacagCAACGACCGCCCGTACGCGTGCGGTTTGTGCCGCAAAGCGTTCCGCTGGCCAGCAGGCCTcagacatcacttcctgtcacacaccAAGCAGCAACCGTTTTGTTGTCGCCATTGCCCCTACAGGGCCAAACAGAAGTTCCAGGTGGTGAAGCATCTAAAGAGACACCATCCAGAGGTGTCAGTGGAGCAGGGTGTGGTGAGGGATTCTGGGGCAGTTAGTCTGACACTGAAAGAGGCTTTGCAGGGGACAGTGGATGGGAAAGCAGCAAGAGTAGAAGAAACAGACTGCAGGGCTGATGAAGGAGCTGAAGATGGTATGGAAGATATGCCAGACATTGGGTCAAAATGTTAA
- the kiaa2012 gene encoding uncharacterized protein KIAA2012 homolog isoform X2: protein MKDLSLSVLSRGCGRFVSSSQNVGRHDGRLDVCFTPQDYHIWKSQDTVLQLSSRGHVHAETESSVPKTYSTRRGPLLLYSQYLVSLKTSCQSQPRDKKKVIMQRYAQQTDQHWGAVRELTSAFSINRNNQLICSRLEQPYFLHHLHPSPVSIYSTQEQNSPRISLHPNSQPSGKNTRFLLNQLEEKEEEKENNKTKKVRMDLFLKIPRTSETPSLKNEYQKHYVAISPAEEAQIYLDASLQHAEVDHHSTVEDPHHPNTVEEDSCIQGSNTTHENNYERLRDAHSNRRTGLLPPLPTGYNREKTVRPNSEGYSGKEPHLPPIAEDRTVISTLDQMQKYSPTREELQIQQNLLQPLRLLENERGRRGLGKQNSLAFLHHRSDAHDLPEINQANRGVVRGILPLELRGLQDDKSVGCLILGPDGEIIQLSLFVSSQDRSNSDTQEQALQVVSAEGEKLPWVVVLQSERSETEDGVEPNIDEPIREPLEQKQKQKHLDLHKQAQMFSTNSHTDAALAGKKEFDKETMMKTRKTQMRNTRSNLQMCPWSEQGEMEGPSGGKDGNVKQAEEEMEGDELGGHSYESHQPRETVKFRNNPKEASTEETVKAKREKQTDVKEASTSQQRKGNKMDRRTESDGQQTHVRKKGRTQKQLWGNDVQSSRQRAEGKSEGGAAEPPDQSTLPPVRETKESRAERLNGVTNEEQKMKGGRRRQKEESAVNRKRRKGKPKDKELISGSQIKEEEVEIKQKMKVRSPPENKMKEDQVKIDPEMEERFHLESTESVSPAQRCNKDPDPEEDKEHQSNSADSNTRSVSSDRPSTAASLLGYRRRSRSTASSCEEVLPASSVGLASSHGRLSSCSTVIVMEEQLMLNPVKPESPVPRRNREQQEALLLAQRAERRRQEVERRRREREEEERKQWERVQTEEKLKNELEEDRRKRAEELRLKRLAEEEEKKKQEEEEQQRARQVQAQRERERRKQEERRRQLEHLQRMREMEEQKRKAEQERVRLEEEKRWEAELKMLQELEESERLEYLQRKKQEEEQRRNKEEDDKRAEEEAALQAAEEAGLQAELLARQTALLQQQLAFRRALLMEAGGLEQTQGISRPWIYSYFTLLQTMGLNARKTEATTL, encoded by the exons ATGAAGGATTTGTCTCTGTCTGTGCTGAGCCGGGGATGTGGGCGATTTGTCTCCTCAAGTCAAAATGTAGGGAGACATGATGGAAGACTGGACGTCTGCTTCACGCCACAG GATTACCACATCTGGAAATCTCAAGACACTGTCTTGCAACTGTCTAGCAGAGGCCATGTGCATGCAGAGACAGAGTCAAGTGTTCCAAAGACTTACAGCACTCGGAGGGGTCCACTACTGCTGTACTCTCAG TATTTGGTTTCTTTGAAAACCAGTTGTCAATCACAGCCAAGAGACAAGAAGAAGGTAATAATGCAGCGTTACGCTCAACAAACAGACCAGCATTGGGGGGCAGTCAGAGAACTAACATCTGCCTTCTCGATCAACAGAAACaatcag CTTATTTGCTCCAGACTTGAACAACCCTActttcttcatcatctgcatcCAAGCCCTGTGTCCATTTACTCCACACAAGAACAAAACAGTCCTCGGATTTCCCTGCATCCAAACTCACAACCTTCAGGAAAAAACACCAGATTTCTGCTGAATCAATTAGAAG aaaaggaggaggagaaggaaaacaacaagACTAAGAAGGTTAGGATGGATCTTTTCCTCAAGATACCTCGAACATCCGAGACTCCAAGTCTAAAGAATGAGTATCAGAAACACTACGTTGCAATATCCCCTGCAGAAGAGGCTCAG ATATACCTGGATGCTAGTCTGCAGCACGCTGAAGTAGACCATCACAGTACGGTTGAGGACCCTCATCATCCAAACACAGTAGAAGAAGACAGTTGCATTCAAGgcagcaacacaacacatgagaaCAACTACGAACGACTGAGAGATGCACATTCAAACAGGAGGACAG ggctcctccctCCTTTGCCAACGGGATATAACAGAGAGAAGACAGTAAGG CCAAACTCTGAGGGCTATAGCGGCAAGGAACCACACCTTCCTCCCATAGCTGAGGATCGGACCGTCATCTCAACCTTGGATCAGATGCAAAAATATTCTCCAACAAGAGAAGAGCTGCAAATCCAGCAAAATCTGTTACAGCCTCTGCGGCTTCTTGAGAATGAGAGAG GAAGAAGGGGACTGGGCAAGCAGAACTCTTTGGCCTTTTTACACCATCGATCTGATGCCCACGATCTACCTGAGATCAATCAAGCTAACAGAGGTGTAGTTAGAGGCATCCTGCCCCTGGAGCTCAGAG gtTTGCAGGATGACAAATCAGTTGGCTGCCTGATCCTGGGTCCTGATGGTGAGATCATCCAACTCTCCCTATTTGTCAGCAGCCAGGATCGATCCAACAGTGACACTCAAGAACAAG CTCTGCAGGTTGTGTCTGCAGAAGGTGAAAAGTTACCCTGGGTGGTTGTCCTGCAATCTGAACGCTCAGAGACAG AAGACGGGGTCGAGCCAAACATAGACGAACCCATAAGGGAACCATtggagcagaagcagaaacagaaa CACTTAGATCTTCACAAACAGGCACAGATGTTCTCAACCAACAGTCATACTGATGCAG CATTGGCTGGCAAAAAAGAGTTTGACAAAGAAACAATGATGAAAACAAGGAAGACACAAATGAGGAACACTAGAAGTAACCTCCAGATGTGCCCATGGAGCGAgcaaggagagatggaggggccAAGTGGAGGAAAGGATGGAAATGTgaagcaggcagaggaggaaatggagggtGACGAACTGGGGGGCCATTCCTATGAATCACATCAGCCAcg GGAGACAGTCAAATTCAGGAACAACCCAAAAGAAGCATCAACAGAGGAGACTGTGAAGGCAAAGAGGGAGAAGCAAACAGATGTCAAGGAAGCTTCAACATCACAGCA GAGAAAGGGTAATAAAATGGACAGAAGGACAGAGTCAGATGGACAGCAGACACATGTGAGGAAGAAAGGACGAACCCAGAAACAGTTATGGGGAAATGATGTTCAGTCCAGCAGGCAAAGGGCTGAAGGAAAGAGTGAGGGTGGGGCAGCAGAGCCCCCGGACCAGTCTACCCTCCCTCCTGTG agagaaacaaaagagagcagagcagaaagacTAAATGGTGTGACCAACGAAGAGCAAAAaatgaagggaggaaggaggaggcagaaagaggagTCTGCAGTGAAtcggaagaggaggaaagggaagcCCAAAGACAAAGAGCTCATCTCTG GAAGCCaaattaaagaggaagaagtggagattaaacagaaaatgaaagtgaGATCTCCAccagaaaacaaaatgaaagaggATCAAGTGAAAATTGACCCAGAAATGGAAGAGCGGTTTCACTTAGAATCCACAGAGTCGGTTTCTCCAGCACAGCGATGTAACAAAGATCCGGACCCAGAAGAGGATAAAGAACATCAGTCCAACAGTGCTGATAGCAACACTCGATCAGTGAGCTCAGACAGACCCAGCACGGCTGCATCCCTGTTGGGCTACAGAAGACGAAGCAGGTCGACCGCCTCGTCTTGTGAGGAGGTTCTGCCGGCCAGTTCAGTGGGACTAGCATCATCACACGGTCGCCTCTCTTCATGTTCAACTGTTATAGtcatggaggagcagctgatgcTGAACCCAGTAAAGCCAGAG TCGCCTGTGCCCAGAAGAAATCGAGAACAACAGGAGGCTCTTCTTCTGGCTCAGCgagcagagagacggagacaagaagtggagaggaggaggagggagcgagaggaagaggagcgaaaACAGTGGGAGAGGGTGCAGACTGAAGAGAAGTTGAAGaacgagctggaagaagacaGACGGAAGAGAGCTGAGGAGCTCAG GCTGAAAAGgctggcagaggaagaggagaagaagaaacaggaggaagaggaacaacAGCGAGCAAGACAGGTACAAgcacagagggaaagagaaaggagaaagcaggaggagaggaggcggcagctggagcatctgcagaggatgagagagatggaagaacagaagaggaaag CTGAACAAGAACGTGTGCgcctggaagaagaaaagaggtggGAAGCGGAGCTTAAGATGCTACAGGAGCTGGAAGAGAGTGAGAGGTTAGAGTACCTCCAAaggaagaagcaggaggaggagcagaggagaaacaaagaagaggatgacaaaagggcagaagaggaagctgccctgcaggctgcagaagaagctGGGCTACAGGCAGAGCTGCTTGCAAG ACAAACGGCCCTGTTGCAACAGCAACTGGCTTTCAGAAGAGCTCTCCTCATGGAGGCCGGGGGCCTTGAGCAAACCCAGGGGATCTCCAGACCGTGGATCTACTCCTATTTCACTTTGTTACAGACGATGGGTCTAAATGCAAGAAAAACAGAGGCCACAACCCtgtaa
- the kiaa2012 gene encoding uncharacterized protein KIAA2012 homolog isoform X1 gives MKDLSLSVLSRGCGRFVSSSQNVGRHDGRLDVCFTPQDYHIWKSQDTVLQLSSRGHVHAETESSVPKTYSTRRGPLLLYSQYLVSLKTSCQSQPRDKKKVIMQRYAQQTDQHWGAVRELTSAFSINRNNQLICSRLEQPYFLHHLHPSPVSIYSTQEQNSPRISLHPNSQPSGKNTRFLLNQLEEKEEEKENNKTKKVRMDLFLKIPRTSETPSLKNEYQKHYVAISPAEEAQIYLDASLQHAEVDHHSTVEDPHHPNTVEEDSCIQGSNTTHENNYERLRDAHSNRRTGLLPPLPTGYNREKTVRPNSEGYSGKEPHLPPIAEDRTVISTLDQMQKYSPTREELQIQQNLLQPLRLLENERGRRGLGKQNSLAFLHHRSDAHDLPEINQANRGVVRGILPLELRGLQDDKSVGCLILGPDGEIIQLSLFVSSQDRSNSDTQEQALQVVSAEGEKLPWVVVLQSERSETVSTEDGVEPNIDEPIREPLEQKQKQKHLDLHKQAQMFSTNSHTDAALAGKKEFDKETMMKTRKTQMRNTRSNLQMCPWSEQGEMEGPSGGKDGNVKQAEEEMEGDELGGHSYESHQPRETVKFRNNPKEASTEETVKAKREKQTDVKEASTSQQRKGNKMDRRTESDGQQTHVRKKGRTQKQLWGNDVQSSRQRAEGKSEGGAAEPPDQSTLPPVRETKESRAERLNGVTNEEQKMKGGRRRQKEESAVNRKRRKGKPKDKELISGSQIKEEEVEIKQKMKVRSPPENKMKEDQVKIDPEMEERFHLESTESVSPAQRCNKDPDPEEDKEHQSNSADSNTRSVSSDRPSTAASLLGYRRRSRSTASSCEEVLPASSVGLASSHGRLSSCSTVIVMEEQLMLNPVKPESPVPRRNREQQEALLLAQRAERRRQEVERRRREREEEERKQWERVQTEEKLKNELEEDRRKRAEELRLKRLAEEEEKKKQEEEEQQRARQVQAQRERERRKQEERRRQLEHLQRMREMEEQKRKAEQERVRLEEEKRWEAELKMLQELEESERLEYLQRKKQEEEQRRNKEEDDKRAEEEAALQAAEEAGLQAELLARQTALLQQQLAFRRALLMEAGGLEQTQGISRPWIYSYFTLLQTMGLNARKTEATTL, from the exons ATGAAGGATTTGTCTCTGTCTGTGCTGAGCCGGGGATGTGGGCGATTTGTCTCCTCAAGTCAAAATGTAGGGAGACATGATGGAAGACTGGACGTCTGCTTCACGCCACAG GATTACCACATCTGGAAATCTCAAGACACTGTCTTGCAACTGTCTAGCAGAGGCCATGTGCATGCAGAGACAGAGTCAAGTGTTCCAAAGACTTACAGCACTCGGAGGGGTCCACTACTGCTGTACTCTCAG TATTTGGTTTCTTTGAAAACCAGTTGTCAATCACAGCCAAGAGACAAGAAGAAGGTAATAATGCAGCGTTACGCTCAACAAACAGACCAGCATTGGGGGGCAGTCAGAGAACTAACATCTGCCTTCTCGATCAACAGAAACaatcag CTTATTTGCTCCAGACTTGAACAACCCTActttcttcatcatctgcatcCAAGCCCTGTGTCCATTTACTCCACACAAGAACAAAACAGTCCTCGGATTTCCCTGCATCCAAACTCACAACCTTCAGGAAAAAACACCAGATTTCTGCTGAATCAATTAGAAG aaaaggaggaggagaaggaaaacaacaagACTAAGAAGGTTAGGATGGATCTTTTCCTCAAGATACCTCGAACATCCGAGACTCCAAGTCTAAAGAATGAGTATCAGAAACACTACGTTGCAATATCCCCTGCAGAAGAGGCTCAG ATATACCTGGATGCTAGTCTGCAGCACGCTGAAGTAGACCATCACAGTACGGTTGAGGACCCTCATCATCCAAACACAGTAGAAGAAGACAGTTGCATTCAAGgcagcaacacaacacatgagaaCAACTACGAACGACTGAGAGATGCACATTCAAACAGGAGGACAG ggctcctccctCCTTTGCCAACGGGATATAACAGAGAGAAGACAGTAAGG CCAAACTCTGAGGGCTATAGCGGCAAGGAACCACACCTTCCTCCCATAGCTGAGGATCGGACCGTCATCTCAACCTTGGATCAGATGCAAAAATATTCTCCAACAAGAGAAGAGCTGCAAATCCAGCAAAATCTGTTACAGCCTCTGCGGCTTCTTGAGAATGAGAGAG GAAGAAGGGGACTGGGCAAGCAGAACTCTTTGGCCTTTTTACACCATCGATCTGATGCCCACGATCTACCTGAGATCAATCAAGCTAACAGAGGTGTAGTTAGAGGCATCCTGCCCCTGGAGCTCAGAG gtTTGCAGGATGACAAATCAGTTGGCTGCCTGATCCTGGGTCCTGATGGTGAGATCATCCAACTCTCCCTATTTGTCAGCAGCCAGGATCGATCCAACAGTGACACTCAAGAACAAG CTCTGCAGGTTGTGTCTGCAGAAGGTGAAAAGTTACCCTGGGTGGTTGTCCTGCAATCTGAACGCTCAGAGACAG TGTCTACAGAAGACGGGGTCGAGCCAAACATAGACGAACCCATAAGGGAACCATtggagcagaagcagaaacagaaa CACTTAGATCTTCACAAACAGGCACAGATGTTCTCAACCAACAGTCATACTGATGCAG CATTGGCTGGCAAAAAAGAGTTTGACAAAGAAACAATGATGAAAACAAGGAAGACACAAATGAGGAACACTAGAAGTAACCTCCAGATGTGCCCATGGAGCGAgcaaggagagatggaggggccAAGTGGAGGAAAGGATGGAAATGTgaagcaggcagaggaggaaatggagggtGACGAACTGGGGGGCCATTCCTATGAATCACATCAGCCAcg GGAGACAGTCAAATTCAGGAACAACCCAAAAGAAGCATCAACAGAGGAGACTGTGAAGGCAAAGAGGGAGAAGCAAACAGATGTCAAGGAAGCTTCAACATCACAGCA GAGAAAGGGTAATAAAATGGACAGAAGGACAGAGTCAGATGGACAGCAGACACATGTGAGGAAGAAAGGACGAACCCAGAAACAGTTATGGGGAAATGATGTTCAGTCCAGCAGGCAAAGGGCTGAAGGAAAGAGTGAGGGTGGGGCAGCAGAGCCCCCGGACCAGTCTACCCTCCCTCCTGTG agagaaacaaaagagagcagagcagaaagacTAAATGGTGTGACCAACGAAGAGCAAAAaatgaagggaggaaggaggaggcagaaagaggagTCTGCAGTGAAtcggaagaggaggaaagggaagcCCAAAGACAAAGAGCTCATCTCTG GAAGCCaaattaaagaggaagaagtggagattaaacagaaaatgaaagtgaGATCTCCAccagaaaacaaaatgaaagaggATCAAGTGAAAATTGACCCAGAAATGGAAGAGCGGTTTCACTTAGAATCCACAGAGTCGGTTTCTCCAGCACAGCGATGTAACAAAGATCCGGACCCAGAAGAGGATAAAGAACATCAGTCCAACAGTGCTGATAGCAACACTCGATCAGTGAGCTCAGACAGACCCAGCACGGCTGCATCCCTGTTGGGCTACAGAAGACGAAGCAGGTCGACCGCCTCGTCTTGTGAGGAGGTTCTGCCGGCCAGTTCAGTGGGACTAGCATCATCACACGGTCGCCTCTCTTCATGTTCAACTGTTATAGtcatggaggagcagctgatgcTGAACCCAGTAAAGCCAGAG TCGCCTGTGCCCAGAAGAAATCGAGAACAACAGGAGGCTCTTCTTCTGGCTCAGCgagcagagagacggagacaagaagtggagaggaggaggagggagcgagaggaagaggagcgaaaACAGTGGGAGAGGGTGCAGACTGAAGAGAAGTTGAAGaacgagctggaagaagacaGACGGAAGAGAGCTGAGGAGCTCAG GCTGAAAAGgctggcagaggaagaggagaagaagaaacaggaggaagaggaacaacAGCGAGCAAGACAGGTACAAgcacagagggaaagagaaaggagaaagcaggaggagaggaggcggcagctggagcatctgcagaggatgagagagatggaagaacagaagaggaaag CTGAACAAGAACGTGTGCgcctggaagaagaaaagaggtggGAAGCGGAGCTTAAGATGCTACAGGAGCTGGAAGAGAGTGAGAGGTTAGAGTACCTCCAAaggaagaagcaggaggaggagcagaggagaaacaaagaagaggatgacaaaagggcagaagaggaagctgccctgcaggctgcagaagaagctGGGCTACAGGCAGAGCTGCTTGCAAG ACAAACGGCCCTGTTGCAACAGCAACTGGCTTTCAGAAGAGCTCTCCTCATGGAGGCCGGGGGCCTTGAGCAAACCCAGGGGATCTCCAGACCGTGGATCTACTCCTATTTCACTTTGTTACAGACGATGGGTCTAAATGCAAGAAAAACAGAGGCCACAACCCtgtaa